One Neomonachus schauinslandi chromosome 9, ASM220157v2, whole genome shotgun sequence DNA segment encodes these proteins:
- the RDH12 gene encoding retinol dehydrogenase 12: MLVILGLLTSLLSFLYFRAPSIRKFFAGGVCRSNVQLPGKVVVITGANTGIGKETARELARRGARVYIACRDVLKGESAASEIRADTKNSQVLVRKLDLSDTKSIRGFAEGFLAEEKQLHILINNAGVMMCPYSKTADGFETHLGVNHLGHFLLTHLLLERLKESTPSRVVNLSSVLHHAGKIRFHDLQGEKRYSRGLAYCHSKLANVLFTRELAKRLQGTGVTTYAVHPGVVSSELVRHSFLLCLLWRIFSPFVKSAREGAQTSLHCALAEGLEPLSGKYFSDCKKAWVSPKARDNETAERLWNVSCELLGIQWE; encoded by the exons ATGCTGGTTATTTTGGGACTGCtcacctccctcctttctttcctgtaCTTCAGAGCTCCATCCATCAG GAAGTTCTTTGCTGGTGGGGTTTGTAGATCAAACGTGCAGCTTCCCGGGAAGGTAGTGGTGATCACCGGCGCCAACACGGGCATCGGCAAGGAGACAGCCAGAGAGCTGGCTCGCAGAG GAGCCCGCGTATACATTGCCTGCCGAGATGTACTGAAGGGGGAGTCTGCAGCCAGTGAAATCCGAGCTGATACAAAGAATTCCCAGGTGCTGGTGCGGAAACTGGACCTATCTGATACCAAATCCATCCGAGGCTTTGCTGAGGGCTTTCTGGCAG AGGAAAAGCAGCTCCATATTCTGATCAACAATGCAGGGGTGATGATGTGTCCATATTCTAAGACAGCTGATGGCTTTGAAACCCACTTGGGAGTCAATCACCTAG GTCACTTTCTTCTCACCCACTTGCTCCTGGAGCGGCTGAAGGAGTCCACCCCTTCACGGGTGGTAAACCTGTCATCAGTGCTTCACCATGCTGGCAAGATTCGCTTCCATGACCTCCAGGGTGAGAAGCGCTACAGCCGAGGTTTGGCTTATTGCCACAGCAAGCTGGCCAATGTGCTTTTTACACGTGAGCTGGCCAAGAGGCTCCAAG GCACGGGGGTCACCACCTACGCTGTGCACCCAGGCGTCGTCAGCTCTGAGCTAGTCCGACACTCCTTCCTGCTGTGCCTGCTCTGGAGGATCTTCTCCCCCTTCGTCAAGTCGGCACGGGAGGGGGCGCAGACCAGCCTGCACTGCGCCCTGGCTGAGGGCCTGGAGCCGCTGAGTGGCAAGTACTTCAG TGACTGCAAGAAGGCCTGGGTGTCTCCAAAGGCTCGAGATAACGAAACGGCGGAGCGCTTGTGGAATGTCAGCTGTGAACTTTTAGGAATCCAGTGGGAGTAG